From Paenibacillus graminis, a single genomic window includes:
- a CDS encoding glycoside hydrolase family 28 protein — protein sequence MSSNPVTITYPVPELPRIPERTFVITDYGAEEGGLALCTPAIQAALDACAAMGGGKVVIPTGIWRTGPLTLHSRIHLSVDKGALVQFDPDYTLYPLLSSHYEGNAGWRCQAPLDGEGLSDVAITGEGIFDGSGEGWRPVKRFKMTEKQWNHLTGSGGVLDPQGEAWWPSREAMEGEDFCRKLRDEGETGMEAFLPARAYLRPTLLSLRNCRRVLLDGPTFQNSPAWCLHPMGCEQITVRNVQVRNPWYSQNGDGLDLESCTHALVEHSSFDVGDDAICLKSGKDEEGRKRGMPCRYITIRNCTVYHGHGGVVIGSEMSGGVHAVRVSDCLFIGTDIGLRFKSTRGRGGVVEDILMENINMTGIIHEAVSFHMFYAGVEGSEGYDEQVFSVTEETPQFRKITLRNIVCHGAATALLVNGLPEMPLADLTIEKFHAVSERGIVLRYATGLSLDRIWLQNAEMPKITAHRCSRVTLTHSEDLSITEK from the coding sequence ATGAGCAGCAATCCGGTAACAATAACTTATCCGGTTCCAGAGCTTCCCCGGATTCCGGAACGGACTTTTGTAATCACGGACTATGGGGCAGAAGAAGGAGGACTTGCCCTGTGCACCCCCGCTATTCAGGCTGCACTGGACGCTTGCGCTGCCATGGGGGGCGGAAAGGTTGTCATTCCAACCGGTATCTGGCGCACGGGACCGCTTACTCTGCACAGCAGGATTCATCTGAGTGTAGACAAGGGGGCATTGGTGCAGTTTGACCCGGACTACACCTTATATCCGCTGCTCTCTTCCCATTACGAGGGGAATGCGGGCTGGCGCTGTCAGGCTCCGCTCGATGGTGAAGGCCTAAGCGATGTGGCAATCACCGGAGAGGGCATATTCGACGGCAGCGGCGAAGGCTGGCGTCCGGTCAAGCGGTTCAAGATGACGGAGAAGCAGTGGAACCACCTGACCGGATCCGGAGGTGTGCTTGATCCGCAGGGTGAAGCATGGTGGCCTTCCCGGGAAGCCATGGAGGGAGAAGACTTCTGCCGGAAGCTGCGGGACGAGGGAGAAACCGGCATGGAGGCGTTTCTTCCCGCCCGTGCATATCTGCGGCCAACGCTGCTTAGCCTCCGCAACTGCCGGCGGGTGCTGCTGGACGGGCCAACCTTTCAAAATTCACCTGCCTGGTGTCTTCATCCTATGGGCTGCGAGCAGATTACCGTGCGGAATGTTCAGGTACGTAATCCCTGGTATTCGCAGAACGGGGATGGCCTCGATTTGGAATCCTGCACTCATGCTCTAGTTGAGCACAGCAGCTTCGATGTAGGGGATGACGCCATCTGTCTCAAGTCGGGCAAGGATGAGGAAGGCCGTAAGCGGGGGATGCCCTGCCGGTATATTACCATCCGGAATTGCACGGTATATCACGGACATGGAGGAGTGGTGATCGGCAGCGAGATGTCCGGAGGGGTGCATGCAGTTCGGGTAAGCGACTGTCTGTTCATCGGCACGGACATTGGCCTGCGGTTCAAAAGCACCCGGGGAAGAGGCGGGGTGGTGGAGGATATTCTAATGGAGAACATCAACATGACCGGAATCATCCACGAGGCCGTATCCTTTCATATGTTCTATGCAGGGGTTGAAGGATCGGAAGGGTATGACGAGCAGGTATTTTCGGTTACAGAGGAAACTCCCCAGTTCCGGAAGATTACACTGAGGAACATTGTGTGCCATGGAGCGGCAACCGCGCTGCTCGTGAATGGGCTGCCGGAGATGCCGCTCGCTGATCTCACCATTGAGAAATTCCACGCAGTGAGTGAACGGGGAATTGTCCTGCGGTATGCCACGGGACTATCGCTGGACCGCATCTGGTTACAGAACGCGGAAATGCCGAAGATAACAGCGCATAGATGCAGCCGAGTCACACTCACCCATTCCGAAGATTTGAGCATTACTGAGAAATAA
- a CDS encoding glycoside hydrolase family 43 protein, with translation MRTFRNPVLPGFYPDPSAIRVGEDYYLVTSSFEFFPGVPIFHSKDLVNWRQLGHVLDRPSQLNLDHAIPSMGIWAPTLRYHEGVFYMITTYVDNDKNQHNFYVTATDPAGDWSDPVWLEDAPGIDSSLFFDDDGKVYYTGNRVPPEGQDYPKHMDIWLQEIDLSQGRLIGPKHSIWQGALKVAHAQEGPHIYKIGAWYYVLIAEGGTGHTHAITIARSKSVTGPYEGHKANPILTHRHLGRAYPIVNVGHGELVETQHGDWWMFCLASRTCGGYYRNLGRETFLTPVIWENEWPVVNPGKGVLEWETAAPDLPETKWPELPARDEFTGSELALIWNFLRTPRGEFWSLTEKPGFLRLHLKAERLSEIANPSYLGRRQQHLSFRAAADLTFRPAAEGEVAGLVLLQNADYHFRYELGLEAGQRVLQLIQRMGGSEQLLVSVPYPQDQVQLKVEARGQEYSFYYRSSEAAKWTAYLEQADGRVLSTDLAGGFTGAYIGMYTSSQGAKSENYADFDWFSYEGLE, from the coding sequence ATGAGAACATTCCGCAATCCGGTGCTGCCGGGATTTTATCCTGACCCTTCCGCGATCCGCGTAGGCGAAGATTATTACCTTGTGACTTCAAGCTTTGAGTTTTTTCCGGGCGTTCCTATCTTCCACAGCAAGGATCTGGTCAACTGGCGCCAGCTCGGCCATGTCCTGGACCGTCCGTCCCAGCTCAATCTGGATCACGCTATCCCCTCCATGGGTATTTGGGCACCGACGCTCCGCTACCATGAAGGAGTCTTTTATATGATTACTACTTATGTTGATAATGACAAAAACCAGCACAATTTCTATGTGACAGCAACCGATCCGGCCGGAGACTGGTCTGACCCCGTATGGCTGGAAGATGCACCAGGCATTGATTCCTCGTTGTTCTTCGATGATGACGGTAAGGTGTATTATACTGGCAACCGGGTTCCGCCGGAAGGACAGGATTATCCGAAGCATATGGATATTTGGCTGCAGGAGATCGATCTTAGCCAAGGCAGGCTGATTGGTCCGAAGCATAGCATATGGCAAGGCGCCCTTAAGGTGGCTCATGCCCAGGAGGGCCCCCATATTTATAAAATCGGCGCCTGGTATTACGTCCTGATTGCCGAAGGCGGCACTGGGCATACTCATGCGATAACGATTGCCAGAAGCAAGAGTGTGACGGGTCCTTATGAGGGCCATAAAGCCAATCCGATTTTGACCCACCGACATCTCGGCAGAGCTTATCCCATCGTCAATGTTGGACATGGGGAGCTTGTGGAGACCCAGCACGGTGACTGGTGGATGTTCTGTCTGGCTTCGCGGACCTGCGGCGGCTATTACCGCAATTTGGGACGCGAAACCTTCCTGACACCGGTCATATGGGAGAATGAATGGCCGGTGGTCAACCCCGGCAAAGGCGTGCTCGAATGGGAGACGGCGGCTCCCGATTTGCCGGAGACCAAGTGGCCGGAGCTGCCTGCACGCGATGAGTTTACGGGCAGTGAGCTTGCGCTGATCTGGAATTTCCTGCGGACACCGCGGGGGGAATTCTGGAGTCTCACCGAGAAGCCTGGATTCCTCCGGCTTCATTTGAAGGCAGAGCGGCTCTCGGAGATTGCCAATCCATCCTATCTCGGCAGACGCCAGCAGCATTTGAGCTTCAGGGCGGCGGCTGACCTGACGTTTCGTCCCGCTGCTGAAGGGGAAGTTGCCGGACTGGTCCTCCTCCAGAATGCAGATTACCACTTCCGGTATGAATTGGGGCTGGAGGCAGGTCAACGTGTGCTGCAGTTGATCCAACGAATGGGCGGCAGCGAACAACTGCTGGTATCTGTTCCATATCCGCAGGATCAGGTGCAGCTTAAGGTGGAAGCCAGAGGACAAGAATACAGCTTCTATTACAGATCCTCTGAAGCCGCCAAGTGGACAGCCTACCTCGAACAGGCTGATGGCAGAGTGCTCAGCACCGATCTGGCCGGAGGTTTTACAGGAGCTTATATCGGGATGTACACAAGCTCCCAAGGCGCGAAGAGCGAAAACTATGCCGATTTTGACTGGTTCAGCTATGAAGGACTTGAATAA
- a CDS encoding ABC transporter permease — protein sequence MMQEATPETQGRLSPGIRTARAKSFRKSLRKDSTLYLLALPGIIILILFAYLPMSGLILVFKNYNFNDGIFGSPWAGFSNFEFFFSSMEDSLRATRNTVMLNALYMLTGTFFSVAIAIILNELRSKWFIKITQSVMFFPYFISWIIIGAILFSLLDYDKGIMNQLLQTLGFSQVDWYSSPWLFVIILVLANIWKSAGYGAIIYYAVLQGIDTSYYEAAKIDGASRWQIITKITVPMLIPSIILMTLLGIGGMLKGDLSMIMGVTFLNPLLLPTTDIIDVYVYRTAIRSGEFGFASAITLYQSVFGFILVLVANKLAGWYDKDSKLF from the coding sequence ATGATGCAAGAGGCTACACCGGAGACACAGGGACGGCTAAGTCCGGGGATCAGGACGGCCAGAGCCAAAAGCTTCCGTAAATCCCTAAGGAAGGACAGCACCCTATACCTGCTCGCTCTTCCGGGAATCATCATTCTAATTCTTTTTGCTTATCTGCCGATGAGCGGTCTGATTCTTGTTTTTAAGAATTACAACTTCAACGACGGAATCTTCGGCAGCCCGTGGGCCGGTTTCTCCAATTTCGAGTTTTTCTTCTCCAGTATGGAAGACTCTCTTAGGGCTACACGCAACACAGTGATGCTAAATGCGCTTTATATGCTGACCGGCACTTTTTTTTCAGTAGCCATCGCCATTATCCTGAATGAGCTGCGCAGCAAATGGTTTATCAAAATCACGCAGAGCGTCATGTTTTTCCCGTATTTTATTTCTTGGATTATTATCGGAGCCATTCTGTTCTCCCTGCTGGATTACGACAAAGGCATTATGAACCAGCTGCTCCAGACGCTTGGCTTCTCCCAGGTCGACTGGTATTCCAGCCCCTGGCTGTTCGTAATCATTCTGGTGCTGGCGAATATCTGGAAAAGCGCCGGCTACGGCGCCATCATCTATTATGCGGTCCTGCAGGGCATCGACACTTCCTATTATGAAGCCGCAAAAATCGATGGTGCCTCCAGGTGGCAGATTATTACTAAGATTACCGTGCCCATGCTTATTCCGTCGATCATTCTAATGACGCTGCTGGGCATTGGGGGCATGCTGAAAGGCGATCTCAGCATGATTATGGGAGTAACCTTTCTGAATCCGCTGCTTCTGCCTACTACCGATATTATCGATGTGTATGTATACCGCACAGCCATCCGTTCCGGAGAATTCGGCTTTGCTTCAGCCATCACGCTCTATCAATCCGTCTTTGGCTTCATTCTGGTACTGGTAGCCAACAAACTGGCCGGCTGGTATGACAAAGACAGCAAACTATTCTAG
- a CDS encoding carbohydrate ABC transporter permease, with protein MQTTENKGLLIFFYCCIAVFSIICLVPFILAVSGSLSTESRIAAEGYSFWPRGFTFETYEFLFGSKAQQILRAYSMSVIVTMLGTVSAVLVTTAYAYVISVKSFRLKNFFAFFAYFTMLFSGGTLPWYLLSTKYYHLGDTLIGLFIPYVLSVFLMFLMANYFRSIPHEIVESAQIDGAGHLRIFFSIMIPLGRVGLVTISLFYALQFWNDFYLPLMLVSDQNLYTIQYLMYNMMANIQFLASGNAAQVGGAIIAPPLETAKMAMTCLTVLPIAILYPFLQRFFVKGIIVGSVKG; from the coding sequence ATGCAAACCACCGAAAACAAAGGCCTGCTCATTTTCTTTTATTGCTGTATAGCCGTATTTTCAATCATCTGTCTAGTGCCTTTTATACTGGCCGTATCCGGCTCATTATCCACCGAATCCCGGATCGCTGCGGAAGGATATTCGTTCTGGCCCAGAGGCTTCACCTTTGAAACGTATGAATTCCTGTTTGGCTCCAAGGCGCAGCAGATTCTGCGGGCGTATTCCATGTCCGTGATCGTTACGATGCTGGGTACCGTGTCAGCCGTACTGGTGACCACCGCTTACGCCTATGTCATATCCGTTAAAAGCTTCCGCCTCAAAAATTTCTTCGCTTTCTTTGCCTATTTCACGATGTTGTTCAGCGGGGGGACACTGCCATGGTATCTGCTCAGCACCAAATACTATCATTTGGGCGATACGCTTATCGGCCTGTTCATCCCTTATGTGCTAAGTGTTTTTCTGATGTTTCTTATGGCCAACTATTTCCGCAGCATCCCGCATGAAATTGTAGAATCTGCGCAAATCGACGGCGCCGGGCATCTGCGGATCTTCTTCAGCATTATGATTCCGCTGGGCCGGGTCGGACTGGTCACAATCTCGCTTTTTTACGCCCTGCAGTTCTGGAATGATTTCTACTTGCCGCTAATGCTGGTATCGGATCAGAATCTCTATACGATCCAATATTTAATGTACAACATGATGGCGAACATTCAGTTCCTGGCCTCCGGCAATGCGGCTCAGGTCGGCGGAGCGATCATCGCACCACCACTGGAGACAGCCAAAATGGCGATGACCTGCCTGACTGTTTTGCCAATCGCCATCTTATATCCTTTTCTCCAGCGCTTTTTTGTCAAAGGCATTATCGTGGGTTCGGTCAAAGGCTAG
- a CDS encoding helix-turn-helix domain-containing protein: MGKRKRLYTRFFMSLTAISVCCILVLAVVIFYWYRNITIDNVNKANQNVLVNTETVFINYKEIVQNYAMDFYRNPNINALMMNGDTSWSDQLYSALSQIRGALVVNQYMENAYIMGVKEPVAMFENLPLSPESKLELFSRMRNNVIVESPFLWEATLNNGTPITLLTVFYNDRAFADSEYNGAVALTVNLGKLQNNLFTQKEGEATRYAVLDGSASVLMHSALSGTPLEEGMLKQVAASSSERGSFVYRGSGEPQLITYVYSAADKLWFVSETSYKDSIRDISNARNLMTGLCLALIIAASITANLISRQMYKPIGRLFGNIIHLSGNEEVLKTGGDFDTVSQELEQIGVKLEQLKKESDDSALMRWLLSPRGAPENSSTPLMSIAASGGAFCVCVLTLLESEQSEGSGQTFGEGIKQVELAFFELAAVQSFRPHQGTAVLILSELRSGSFDDYALFRGKWEGIAAQLQDSGVCCALGISGLTDDLNLLRAKYNEAADSLQYIKFHVQQNIIFADDTIHLNSSPMPDSALEPVLQAVRQTELSGHIPQAVERLLAVACSYRAESATIALSRLAFELSRTAELNADVQQSGFLDNYQRIWQIQSYDKLLHWIVDSCYTALERIAGMRAVQTKSIAVEAICYIRDHYDDSRLSLNALADKLSLSPAYLSRLIADEVNCSFPDFVNLLRLEQAQMLLVTELGLDIREIAEKVGYNSSTYFTTQFKKRFGVTPSKWRMNHILQQQESS; this comes from the coding sequence TTGGGAAAAAGAAAGAGATTATACACCCGCTTTTTTATGAGCCTGACCGCAATATCCGTCTGCTGCATTCTTGTACTGGCCGTTGTGATCTTTTATTGGTACCGGAATATTACGATAGATAATGTCAACAAGGCGAATCAGAATGTGCTGGTGAATACTGAAACCGTTTTTATTAACTATAAAGAGATTGTCCAGAATTACGCTATGGATTTCTATAGGAACCCGAACATCAACGCCCTCATGATGAACGGAGACACGAGCTGGAGCGACCAGCTGTACAGTGCCTTAAGCCAAATCCGCGGAGCGCTGGTTGTTAACCAGTATATGGAGAACGCCTACATCATGGGGGTAAAAGAACCCGTTGCGATGTTTGAGAACCTGCCGCTAAGCCCGGAATCTAAGCTGGAGCTGTTCTCGCGGATGCGGAATAATGTGATTGTTGAATCTCCGTTTCTGTGGGAAGCAACCTTAAATAACGGTACCCCAATCACCCTGCTCACCGTGTTCTATAATGACCGGGCGTTTGCAGACAGTGAATATAACGGGGCGGTAGCACTGACCGTCAATCTGGGCAAGCTGCAGAACAATCTGTTCACGCAAAAAGAAGGAGAAGCCACCCGTTACGCGGTGCTGGACGGGAGCGCATCCGTGCTCATGCACAGTGCACTGTCCGGCACCCCGCTGGAAGAGGGCATGCTGAAGCAGGTGGCAGCTTCCTCCTCGGAAAGAGGCTCCTTTGTCTATAGGGGAAGCGGAGAGCCGCAGCTGATTACCTATGTATATTCTGCTGCGGACAAGCTGTGGTTTGTGTCAGAGACTTCCTACAAGGACAGCATCCGCGATATCTCCAATGCCCGCAATCTGATGACCGGTCTGTGCTTAGCATTGATTATCGCCGCTTCCATAACCGCTAACCTAATCTCGCGGCAGATGTATAAGCCGATTGGCCGGCTGTTCGGCAATATCATTCACCTATCCGGCAATGAAGAGGTGCTGAAGACAGGCGGTGATTTCGATACCGTGAGCCAGGAACTGGAGCAGATTGGCGTGAAGCTGGAACAGCTCAAGAAAGAAAGCGATGACAGCGCCTTGATGCGGTGGCTGCTGTCCCCCCGGGGAGCACCGGAGAACAGCAGTACGCCGCTGATGAGCATAGCCGCCTCCGGAGGAGCGTTTTGTGTATGCGTACTGACTTTGCTGGAGTCCGAACAATCTGAAGGCTCCGGGCAGACCTTCGGGGAGGGCATTAAGCAGGTTGAACTTGCCTTCTTCGAACTTGCGGCGGTTCAATCCTTCCGTCCGCATCAGGGAACTGCCGTGCTTATTCTAAGCGAGCTGAGAAGCGGCAGCTTCGACGATTACGCCTTGTTCCGCGGCAAATGGGAAGGCATTGCAGCCCAGCTTCAGGATTCGGGTGTCTGCTGCGCCTTAGGCATCAGCGGGCTGACGGATGATTTGAACCTGCTGAGGGCTAAATATAATGAAGCTGCGGACAGCCTGCAGTATATTAAATTCCATGTGCAGCAGAACATCATCTTTGCGGATGATACCATTCATCTCAACAGCAGCCCCATGCCTGACAGCGCCCTTGAACCGGTGCTGCAAGCCGTTAGGCAGACGGAGCTTTCGGGCCATATTCCGCAGGCGGTGGAACGATTGCTGGCAGTAGCCTGCAGTTACCGCGCCGAGTCTGCCACTATCGCCTTGTCGAGACTGGCCTTTGAGCTCAGCCGCACGGCCGAGCTTAATGCGGACGTTCAGCAATCCGGCTTTCTCGATAATTACCAGCGCATCTGGCAGATCCAAAGCTATGACAAGCTGCTGCATTGGATTGTCGATAGCTGTTACACCGCCCTTGAGCGAATTGCGGGGATGAGGGCTGTACAGACCAAGAGCATTGCTGTAGAAGCCATTTGTTATATCAGAGATCATTATGACGACTCCAGGCTATCCCTTAATGCGCTTGCCGACAAGCTGTCGCTAAGCCCCGCTTATCTCAGCAGGCTGATTGCCGACGAAGTAAACTGCAGCTTTCCCGATTTCGTCAACCTGCTGCGCCTGGAGCAGGCACAGATGTTATTAGTCACTGAGCTTGGCTTAGATATCCGGGAAATTGCCGAGAAAGTAGGCTACAATAGCAGTACCTATTTTACAACCCAGTTTAAGAAGCGTTTTGGGGTTACACCCTCCAAATGGAGAATGAATCATATTCTGCAGCAACAGGAATCGTCCTGA